One genomic segment of Chitinophaga sancti includes these proteins:
- a CDS encoding SusC/RagA family TonB-linked outer membrane protein — translation MAKHVCSAIGTLCVLYLFLLPSAVLAQPANHSVKVTVVGKHFPLSAIFKSISKQTGYYFVYDNAILDESEKVTVHFRKVPWEQVLQVVLQGRNVSWTLLNNRIFLQKTADVNIVPVPVPAKDSLPYVVKGYIRTEGEQPVPGVTVLLKGTSRGITTGNDGAFELSHLPRNAVLHISSLGFAPLDTVLTPFRTHVIHLSEAVNSLDAAVIIGYGASSRRLLTGNVNRVSAQQIATQPVVNPLSALQGQIPGLLVMNTNGLPGAEIKVYIRGRNSIAAGNNPLFIIDGVPFDITPLNNLDELQGAIKYISPFNSINAADIESIDILKDADATAIYGSRGANGVVLVTTKKGKTGKPLLDLNIYQGAGRTAGSLSMLNTTQYLSLRREAYRNDGVTPTVAVAPDLLLWDTTLNMNWPKYLTGGTAPVTNAQLSYSGGSERTTFRLAGNYYRQGSVLPAALRYARGGGHFSIQHHDVNERFEINSTTLFTTDNNQSISNDLFSLVNLPPDYPMYDRNGKFFWGSYLDNPAAYLIQHANSQTSNLLSNAVLRYRLLPGLYLKASGGYARIDMQQTFSFPQSSQHPENAVTSFTRVADNRRAGYIIEPQADYTLRIAKGSLHALIGGTFQRTLSNGQFAEGRGYADENQLGSLKGADTIIRKPDTHGEYRYISFFTRWNYNWQDKYLLNVSYRRDGSSRFGPGRQFGDFGAIGAAWIFSEEQWMRRLTWLSFGKLRVSGGITGNDQIPDYQYMSNYGVNGNYQNSSTLSPLRIANDGYSWEENRKLEAALELGFLHDRLFFAIARYDNWSSNQLVGYQLPGISGFSSYQANLPAIVRNRGWEIELNATIIRNKQFGWKSSLNATFFGNKLQSFQGLAASSYANTFVIGQSLNIVRGYHFQGVNPETGVARFEDVNKDGFLSSANDFVTISNKDPRYYAGITNDLTYRQFSLSCFLQYVRQQGKTFVNAPGGQGNETIAALSRWQHYGDQTNVQRASATPGNEAYDLSANLTLSNAAYMDASYLRLRNISISYELPVTWTKRALLRKCRVYAEGQDLFTITPYSGANPETQLALPPMKIITGGVQLTL, via the coding sequence ATGGCGAAGCATGTTTGTAGCGCTATTGGAACCCTTTGTGTTTTATACCTGTTTTTACTACCGTCCGCTGTTCTGGCCCAACCTGCTAACCACAGCGTGAAAGTAACGGTGGTGGGTAAACACTTTCCATTATCTGCTATTTTTAAAAGTATTTCAAAGCAGACCGGTTACTATTTTGTTTACGATAATGCTATCCTGGATGAGTCTGAAAAAGTAACTGTACACTTTCGAAAAGTACCCTGGGAACAGGTATTACAAGTCGTTTTACAAGGTAGAAACGTTAGCTGGACGTTGCTGAATAACAGGATCTTTTTACAAAAAACGGCGGATGTCAACATTGTTCCCGTGCCGGTTCCTGCAAAGGATTCCCTGCCCTACGTGGTAAAGGGTTACATCAGAACAGAAGGAGAGCAACCCGTGCCGGGCGTAACCGTGCTCCTCAAAGGTACCTCCCGTGGTATTACTACGGGAAACGATGGTGCATTTGAACTGAGCCACCTGCCCCGCAATGCGGTATTACATATTTCGTCACTGGGGTTTGCTCCGCTGGATACGGTGTTGACACCTTTTCGTACCCATGTGATCCACCTGTCAGAAGCCGTGAATAGTCTGGATGCCGCCGTGATAATTGGCTATGGCGCCAGTAGCCGCCGCCTGCTCACGGGCAATGTGAACCGCGTTTCCGCGCAGCAGATCGCAACCCAGCCGGTGGTGAATCCACTCTCTGCCCTGCAGGGACAGATCCCCGGTTTACTCGTCATGAATACCAATGGACTGCCCGGCGCTGAAATCAAAGTGTATATAAGAGGTCGTAATTCCATTGCTGCAGGCAATAACCCTTTGTTTATTATAGATGGGGTGCCTTTTGATATCACCCCGCTCAATAACCTGGATGAACTACAGGGCGCCATAAAGTATATCAGCCCGTTTAACAGCATCAATGCGGCAGATATAGAAAGTATCGACATTCTCAAAGATGCGGATGCTACGGCCATCTATGGCTCCCGTGGGGCCAATGGGGTCGTACTCGTGACCACCAAAAAAGGGAAAACGGGAAAGCCCCTCCTGGACCTGAATATTTACCAGGGCGCCGGGCGTACAGCAGGATCTCTCAGTATGCTGAATACCACCCAATACCTGTCCCTGCGCAGGGAAGCTTATCGTAATGACGGCGTTACCCCTACTGTGGCAGTAGCCCCCGACTTACTGCTATGGGATACTACCCTTAATATGAACTGGCCGAAATACCTGACTGGTGGCACTGCGCCTGTTACCAATGCACAACTGAGTTATTCCGGGGGCAGTGAACGCACTACTTTCAGACTGGCAGGCAACTATTACAGGCAGGGTTCCGTATTGCCTGCTGCATTGAGGTATGCAAGGGGGGGCGGGCATTTCAGTATACAACACCACGATGTAAATGAGCGCTTTGAGATCAACAGTACGACTTTATTTACAACAGATAATAATCAGAGTATTTCCAACGATCTTTTCTCGCTGGTGAACCTACCTCCTGATTATCCTATGTATGACCGCAATGGTAAGTTCTTCTGGGGTTCTTATCTCGATAATCCGGCAGCGTATTTAATACAACATGCGAATAGCCAGACAAGTAATTTACTGAGCAATGCCGTATTGCGCTATCGGTTATTGCCGGGGCTGTACCTGAAGGCCAGTGGCGGGTATGCCCGTATTGATATGCAACAGACCTTTTCCTTCCCGCAATCTTCACAGCATCCGGAAAATGCAGTGACCAGTTTTACACGGGTGGCGGACAACAGAAGAGCGGGATATATTATAGAACCACAGGCCGATTACACCTTACGTATTGCAAAGGGAAGTCTGCATGCTTTGATCGGCGGCACCTTTCAGCGTACCCTGAGCAATGGGCAGTTTGCCGAAGGCAGGGGCTATGCAGATGAAAATCAGTTAGGATCACTGAAGGGTGCGGATACCATTATCCGTAAGCCGGATACGCACGGGGAATACAGGTACATTTCTTTCTTTACCCGCTGGAATTACAACTGGCAGGACAAGTACCTGCTAAATGTGAGTTATAGAAGGGATGGTTCTTCCCGTTTTGGACCTGGCAGACAGTTTGGGGACTTTGGTGCTATCGGTGCAGCATGGATCTTTTCAGAAGAACAGTGGATGCGGCGCCTGACCTGGCTGAGTTTTGGTAAACTCCGTGTGAGTGGTGGTATTACGGGCAATGACCAGATACCGGATTACCAGTATATGAGCAACTATGGGGTGAATGGAAATTACCAGAACAGTAGTACGCTATCTCCTTTGCGCATTGCCAATGATGGTTATAGCTGGGAGGAGAACCGAAAGCTGGAAGCAGCACTTGAACTGGGGTTTCTGCATGACCGGTTGTTTTTTGCCATCGCACGGTATGACAATTGGAGCAGTAATCAGCTGGTAGGGTATCAGTTACCGGGCATCTCCGGTTTTTCCAGTTACCAGGCGAACCTGCCTGCCATAGTACGCAACAGGGGGTGGGAGATAGAGTTGAATGCCACCATCATTCGAAATAAACAATTCGGTTGGAAGAGTAGTCTGAATGCCACATTCTTTGGCAATAAATTACAGTCATTCCAGGGGTTAGCGGCATCTTCCTATGCGAATACATTTGTGATCGGGCAATCGTTGAACATTGTGAGGGGCTATCATTTTCAGGGGGTAAATCCGGAGACTGGTGTCGCCAGGTTTGAAGATGTAAATAAGGATGGGTTCCTTTCCAGCGCCAATGATTTTGTAACGATATCTAACAAGGATCCCCGTTACTATGCGGGTATTACAAACGATCTTACTTACAGGCAATTTTCGCTCAGTTGCTTTCTGCAATATGTGCGGCAGCAGGGCAAAACCTTTGTGAATGCGCCGGGTGGTCAGGGCAATGAAACCATTGCAGCGCTTAGCCGCTGGCAACACTATGGCGATCAGACCAATGTGCAGCGGGCCAGTGCCACGCCGGGAAATGAGGCTTATGATCTGAGTGCAAACCTCACACTGTCCAATGCTGCCTATATGGATGCTTCTTACCTGCGGCTCCGGAATATCAGTATCTCTTATGAACTGCCTGTGACCTGGACAAAGCGGGCGCTCCTGCGCAAATGCAGGGTGTATGCCGAAGGACAGGACCTGTTCACCATCACACCATACAGTGGTGCAAACCCTGAAACCCAGCTGGCACTGCCACCGATGAAGATCATCACGGGTGGTGTGCAGTTAACACTATAG